A portion of the Bacteroides faecium genome contains these proteins:
- a CDS encoding VanZ family protein, with the protein MLSYIKKYPVSLFIILTVIYLSFFKPPKTDLNEIPNIDKLVHFCMYFGMSGVLWLEFLRAHRRDNAPMWHAWVGAFLCPVLFSGCVELMQEYCTSYRGGDWMDFAANSTGAILASLTALIIVKFKIKK; encoded by the coding sequence ATGCTATCTTATATTAAGAAATATCCTGTTTCGCTTTTTATCATACTGACTGTGATTTACCTGTCGTTCTTCAAGCCGCCCAAGACGGATTTGAATGAAATTCCCAATATAGACAAGTTGGTTCATTTTTGTATGTATTTCGGTATGTCGGGAGTGTTGTGGCTCGAGTTCTTGCGGGCTCACCGCAGGGATAATGCCCCGATGTGGCACGCTTGGGTGGGTGCATTTCTTTGCCCTGTACTTTTCAGTGGTTGTGTAGAACTGATGCAGGAATACTGCACGAGTTATCGTGGGGGGGATTGGATGGACTTTGCTGCCAATTCTACGGGAGCGATTTTGGCGAGCCTGACTGCACTGATTATTGTTAAGTTCAAGATTAAAAAATAG
- a CDS encoding UDP-N-acetylmuramoyl-tripeptide--D-alanyl-D-alanine ligase, with amino-acid sequence MKLSALYQIFQECQSVTTDSRNCPDGSLFIALKGESFNGNAFAKLALDSGCAYAIVDEAEYAVEGDRRYILVDDCLQTMQQLANYHRRQLGTRVIGITGTNGKTTTKELISSVLCKAHNVLYTLGNLNNHIGVPTTLLRLKPEHDLAVIEMGANHQGEIKFLSEIAEPDYGIITNVGKAHLEGFGSFEGVIKTKGELYDFLRPKSDSTVFIHHDNSYLMNIAGGLNLVSYGTEDGLYVNGHITDNSPYLAFEWKAGKDGEIHQVRTQLIGEYNFPNALAAITIGRFFGVEAQKIDEALAEYTPQNNRSQLKKTEDNTLIIDAYNANPTSMMAALQNFRNMTVPHKMLILGDMRELGAESAVEHQKIVDYIKESDFEKVWLVGEQFAAAQHSFKTYANVQKVIKELEANKPKGYTILIKGSNGIKLSSTVEHL; translated from the coding sequence ATGAAACTTTCTGCCCTTTACCAAATTTTTCAGGAGTGCCAATCAGTCACTACTGATAGCCGGAACTGCCCGGACGGTTCTTTGTTTATCGCCTTGAAAGGCGAGTCGTTCAACGGTAATGCATTTGCCAAGTTAGCGTTGGATTCAGGATGTGCATACGCCATTGTCGATGAAGCTGAATATGCCGTAGAAGGCGACCGGCGATATATACTTGTAGACGACTGTCTGCAAACCATGCAACAACTTGCCAACTACCATCGCCGCCAACTCGGTACACGTGTGATTGGTATTACCGGAACAAACGGGAAAACGACTACCAAGGAATTAATTTCCTCGGTTCTTTGCAAAGCACATAACGTTCTTTATACATTAGGTAATCTCAACAATCACATCGGCGTGCCCACGACTTTGCTCCGGTTGAAACCGGAACATGACCTCGCCGTCATTGAAATGGGAGCCAACCACCAAGGAGAAATCAAGTTCCTTAGTGAAATAGCCGAACCTGATTATGGTATTATCACCAATGTAGGCAAAGCCCATCTGGAAGGATTCGGCTCTTTCGAGGGGGTTATCAAGACGAAAGGAGAACTCTATGACTTCCTTCGTCCCAAAAGTGATTCCACCGTTTTCATCCATCACGACAATTCCTATTTAATGAATATAGCCGGCGGACTGAACCTGGTTTCTTATGGCACGGAAGACGGATTGTATGTCAACGGACATATTACGGATAATTCCCCTTATCTTGCTTTCGAATGGAAGGCGGGAAAAGACGGAGAGATTCACCAAGTACGCACGCAGTTAATCGGAGAATATAATTTCCCGAATGCCCTGGCTGCCATTACTATCGGGCGTTTCTTCGGAGTAGAAGCACAAAAGATTGATGAAGCCCTGGCGGAATATACACCGCAGAACAACCGCTCCCAACTCAAGAAGACAGAAGACAATACGTTGATTATTGACGCATACAATGCAAACCCGACCAGCATGATGGCTGCCTTACAAAACTTCCGCAACATGACGGTTCCTCATAAGATGCTTATATTGGGAGACATGAGGGAGCTTGGCGCTGAAAGTGCCGTTGAGCATCAGAAGATTGTAGATTATATCAAAGAGAGCGATTTTGAGAAAGTATGGCTTGTAGGAGAACAGTTCGCAGCCGCACAACACTCTTTCAAGACTTATGCCAATGTGCAGAAAGTCATCAAAGAGTTGGAAGCAAACAAACCGAAAGGGTATACCATTCTCATCAAAGGTTCTAACGGTATCAAACTAAGTTCGACAGTAGAACACTTATAA
- a CDS encoding tetratricopeptide repeat-containing sensor histidine kinase encodes MCRLPLIRVGFIFFLLFLTASAKAQKEAETFNVDSTLYEYYQRCQEYLLEPVVLGMSDTLFNMAAEQHDTRMQAVAIATQLDYYYFQGTQEDSVIFYTDKVKNFARTTRQPKYYYFAWANRLITYYLKTGRPNLAFYEAQKMLKEAQEEDDKTGLSRCYNIMSQIYTVKGLDGMACEWRLKEIELTEKYKLENYNISQTYTQIANYYINQNKPKEALEALEKSIETANSPIQKITAKLEYINYYSKYENFPAAENILQECKQEFDQDKRLESIKKRLYNMECLYYKQTKQYQKALEASDRQEMEEQRLSESALNSSHYRTKGEIYSDMGNMNQAVKYLQMYIKTEDSLKITNEQMASSEFATLLNVEKLNAEKKELMLQAQEKEIHNKTTLIISLIIVLGIVFMFLYRENFLNRKLKVSEAELKISNEELTVSREELRKARDIAEANSRMKTTFIQSMTHEIRTPLNSIIGFSQVLSDHYSNSPETREFVNIIKSNSNDLLRLVTDVLTLSELDQYDELPVNTETDINTVCQLAYEVAKDNRQQDVEVILEPEREYLFILSNPQRVSQALNNLAHNAAKFTTNGSIRIAYSVLEAEKKLEITVTDTGIGIPEEQQDVVFSRFYKANSFTQGTGLGLPISRGIVEKLGGSLRIDSSYTGGCRMVLTLPLVYA; translated from the coding sequence ATGTGCCGATTACCCCTCATTCGCGTAGGATTTATTTTTTTCCTTTTGTTCTTAACAGCTTCTGCCAAAGCTCAAAAAGAGGCCGAAACATTTAACGTTGATTCTACTCTGTATGAATATTATCAGCGTTGCCAGGAATACTTGTTAGAACCTGTTGTGCTCGGCATGTCTGACACCTTGTTCAATATGGCTGCCGAACAGCATGACACACGCATGCAGGCAGTAGCCATTGCTACCCAACTGGACTATTATTATTTTCAGGGGACGCAGGAAGACAGTGTTATCTTCTACACCGACAAGGTGAAGAATTTCGCCCGGACTACCCGCCAACCCAAATATTATTATTTCGCGTGGGCCAACAGGCTCATCACCTACTACCTGAAAACAGGCAGACCCAACCTGGCATTCTACGAAGCACAAAAAATGCTGAAAGAAGCGCAGGAAGAGGATGACAAGACAGGGTTGTCCCGTTGCTATAACATCATGTCGCAAATCTACACCGTCAAAGGACTGGATGGCATGGCCTGCGAATGGCGTCTGAAAGAAATCGAACTGACCGAAAAATATAAGCTCGAGAACTATAATATTTCTCAGACTTATACTCAAATAGCCAATTACTATATCAATCAGAATAAGCCCAAAGAGGCATTGGAAGCGCTGGAAAAGTCCATCGAAACCGCCAACTCTCCTATTCAAAAGATTACCGCGAAACTGGAATATATCAACTATTACAGCAAATACGAAAATTTCCCGGCTGCCGAGAATATACTACAGGAATGTAAACAGGAGTTTGACCAGGACAAGAGACTGGAATCTATCAAGAAAAGGCTCTACAACATGGAATGCCTTTACTACAAACAGACCAAACAGTATCAGAAAGCTCTGGAAGCCTCCGACAGGCAGGAAATGGAAGAGCAACGCCTTAGCGAAAGTGCGCTTAACAGCAGCCACTACCGCACGAAAGGGGAAATATACAGCGACATGGGCAACATGAACCAGGCTGTCAAATACCTGCAAATGTATATCAAGACCGAAGACTCATTGAAAATAACCAATGAGCAGATGGCCAGCAGCGAGTTCGCCACTTTGCTCAATGTGGAAAAGCTTAATGCCGAAAAGAAGGAGCTTATGCTTCAGGCACAGGAAAAAGAGATACATAATAAAACAACGCTGATTATCTCATTGATTATTGTATTGGGTATTGTATTCATGTTCCTGTACAGGGAGAACTTCCTGAACAGGAAACTGAAAGTTTCGGAAGCGGAACTAAAGATAAGTAACGAAGAGTTAACGGTATCACGGGAAGAATTGCGCAAAGCCAGGGATATAGCGGAAGCCAACAGCCGGATGAAAACAACATTCATTCAAAGTATGACGCACGAAATCCGCACGCCGCTCAATTCTATCATAGGCTTCTCGCAGGTTTTGAGCGACCATTACAGCAACAGTCCGGAAACCCGGGAGTTTGTCAATATCATCAAGAGTAACAGCAATGACTTGCTTCGACTGGTCACTGATGTACTTACCTTATCCGAGTTAGACCAGTATGACGAGCTTCCTGTAAATACCGAAACGGATATAAATACTGTCTGTCAGCTTGCATACGAAGTAGCCAAGGATAACAGGCAGCAGGATGTAGAAGTGATACTCGAACCGGAAAGAGAGTATTTGTTTATCCTTAGTAATCCACAACGCGTTTCACAAGCCTTGAATAACCTGGCACATAATGCTGCCAAATTCACGACTAACGGCAGTATCCGTATTGCTTACTCTGTATTGGAAGCAGAAAAGAAGTTGGAAATCACTGTGACCGACACGGGAATCGGTATCCCGGAAGAACAGCAGGATGTGGTATTCTCCCGTTTCTACAAAGCGAACTCTTTCACACAGGGAACAGGGCTAGGACTTCCCATCAGCCGGGGGATTGTTGAGAAACTGGGTGGTAGTCTGCGAATAGACTCTTCGTATACAGGTGGATGCCGGATGGTACTGACTTTACCTTTGGTTTATGCCTAA
- the folP gene encoding dihydropteroate synthase encodes MMKPVSPIYINVKGRLLDLATPQVMGILNVTPDSFYSGSRMQTEEEIAARARQIIDEGASIIDIGAYSSRPNAEHISAEEEMRRLRTGLEILNRNHPDAIVSVDTFRADVAEQCVKEYGVAIINDIAAGEMDDRMFHTVAELGVPYIMMHMQGTPQSMQKEPHYDNLIKEVFLYFARKVQQLRDLGAKDIILDPGFGFGKTLEHNYELMAHLEEFSIFELPVLVGVSRKSMIYKLLGGTPQDSLNGTTILDTVALMKGAHILRVHDVREAVEAVQITEKIKKESSYSK; translated from the coding sequence ATGATGAAACCTGTATCTCCTATTTATATAAATGTAAAAGGGCGGTTGCTCGACCTTGCTACTCCGCAAGTGATGGGTATTTTGAATGTAACTCCCGATTCTTTTTATTCCGGCAGCCGGATGCAGACCGAAGAGGAAATTGCCGCCCGTGCCCGGCAAATCATTGACGAAGGTGCTTCCATTATTGATATAGGGGCTTACTCTTCCCGTCCCAACGCCGAACATATCTCTGCCGAAGAAGAAATGCGCAGGCTTCGCACCGGACTGGAAATCCTGAACCGTAACCACCCGGACGCTATCGTTTCCGTAGACACTTTCCGCGCCGATGTGGCGGAACAATGTGTGAAGGAATACGGAGTAGCCATTATCAATGACATAGCTGCCGGTGAGATGGACGACCGGATGTTCCATACAGTAGCCGAACTGGGCGTGCCCTATATCATGATGCATATGCAGGGAACGCCGCAAAGTATGCAGAAAGAACCTCATTACGATAATCTGATAAAAGAAGTCTTCCTGTATTTCGCCCGTAAAGTGCAGCAACTCCGTGATTTGGGTGCAAAAGATATTATCCTCGACCCGGGCTTCGGCTTCGGCAAGACATTGGAGCATAATTATGAACTGATGGCACACCTCGAAGAATTCAGTATTTTCGAGCTTCCGGTATTGGTCGGAGTATCCCGGAAATCAATGATTTATAAATTATTGGGCGGAACTCCGCAAGATTCGCTGAACGGGACAACTATCCTGGATACTGTTGCGTTAATGAAAGGCGCGCATATTCTCCGGGTGCATGATGTACGCGAAGCAGTAGAAGCCGTCCAAATCACGGAAAAGATAAAAAAAGAAAGTTCATATAGCAAATAA
- the cdaA gene encoding diadenylate cyclase CdaA, protein MFFEFGIKDFIDILLVALLLYYTYKLMKASGSIKVFTGILVFILIWLVVTQVLEMKLLGSIFDTLMNVGVIALIVLFQDEIRRFLLTLGSHRHVSALARLFNGSKKEALKHDDIMPVVMACLSMGKQKVGALIVIEHNVPLDEIVRTGEVIDAAINQRLIENIFFKNSPLHDGAMVISKKRIKAAGCILPVSHDLNIPKELGLRHRAAMGISQQSDAHAIIVSEETGAISVAYRGQFYLRLNAEELESLLTKEN, encoded by the coding sequence ATGTTTTTTGAATTTGGCATAAAAGATTTTATTGATATTCTGCTGGTAGCTTTGCTGTTGTACTATACCTACAAACTGATGAAAGCGTCCGGCTCCATCAAGGTTTTCACCGGCATCCTTGTTTTTATCCTGATTTGGCTCGTAGTGACGCAAGTGCTGGAAATGAAACTGTTGGGTTCTATTTTCGACACATTGATGAATGTGGGTGTGATAGCCTTGATTGTCCTTTTCCAGGATGAGATACGCCGTTTTTTATTAACCTTGGGTTCTCATCGCCATGTCAGCGCATTAGCACGTCTTTTCAACGGCTCGAAGAAAGAAGCTCTGAAGCACGACGACATCATGCCGGTAGTTATGGCTTGTTTGAGTATGGGCAAACAAAAAGTCGGCGCGTTGATTGTCATTGAACATAATGTCCCCTTAGATGAAATCGTTCGTACAGGTGAAGTAATCGACGCGGCAATCAACCAACGCCTGATTGAAAACATCTTTTTCAAGAACAGTCCTTTGCATGACGGCGCAATGGTAATCAGTAAGAAACGTATCAAAGCGGCCGGATGTATCCTTCCTGTATCCCATGACTTGAATATTCCCAAAGAATTAGGATTGCGTCACCGCGCAGCTATGGGAATCTCACAGCAATCGGACGCCCATGCCATCATTGTCTCTGAAGAAACGGGCGCTATTTCCGTAGCTTATCGCGGACAATTCTATCTCCGTCTGAATGCGGAAGAACTGGAAAGCCTGCTGACAAAAGAAAACTGA
- a CDS encoding beta-galactosidase, whose product MKNRLIALLVLFTVIIFSSAQAQTTARKFEAGKNTFLLDGKPFVVKAAELHYTRIPQAYWDHRIEMCKALGMNTICIYIFWNIHEQEEGKFDFSGQNDIAAFCRTAQKHGMYVIVRPGPYVCAEWEMGGLPWWLLKKKDVALRTLDPYYMERVGIFMKEVGKQLAPLQVNKGGNIIMVQVENEYGSYGTDKPYVSAVRDLVRESGFTDVPLFQCDWSSNFTNNALDDLIWTVNFGTGANIDQQFKKLKELRPETPLMCSEFWSGWFDHWGRKHETRPAKDMVQGIKDMLDRNISFSLYMTHGGTTFGHWGGANNPAYSAMCSSYDYDAPISEPGWTTEKYFLLRDLLKNYLPAGETLPEAPAALPVIEIPEFHFTKIAPLFSNLPEAKHSVDIQPMEQFNQGWGTILYRTTLPETTAAGTTLKITEVHDWAQIYADGKLLARLDRRKGEFTTTLPALKKGTQLDILVEAMGRVNFDKSIHDRKGITEKVELISGNQTKDLKNWTVYNFPVDYSFIKNKKYSDTKILPTMPAYYKSSFKLDKVGDTFLDMSTWGKGMVWVNGHAMGRFWEIGPQQTLFMPGCWLKEGENEILVLDLKGPAKATIKGLKKPILDVLREKAPETHRKEGEKLNLSTEKAVYEGAFTPGNGWQEVRFTAPVKGRFFCLEALSPQANDNIVAIAEFEVLGADGKPVSREHWKIRYADSEETRSGNRTADKIFDLQESTFWMTVDNVAYPHHLVIDLSKVETVTGFRYLPRAEKNYPGMIREYRVYVKPADFKY is encoded by the coding sequence ATGAAAAACAGATTGATTGCTTTACTGGTACTTTTTACAGTCATTATCTTTAGTAGTGCACAGGCACAAACTACTGCCCGTAAATTTGAGGCTGGCAAGAATACATTCTTGCTCGACGGTAAACCATTTGTGGTGAAAGCGGCCGAACTGCATTACACCCGCATTCCACAGGCATATTGGGACCATCGCATTGAAATGTGCAAAGCGTTGGGGATGAATACGATTTGTATTTATATCTTTTGGAATATCCATGAACAGGAAGAAGGAAAGTTCGACTTCTCCGGTCAGAATGATATTGCCGCTTTCTGCCGTACCGCACAGAAACATGGCATGTATGTCATTGTCCGTCCCGGCCCGTATGTATGTGCGGAGTGGGAGATGGGTGGACTTCCCTGGTGGCTGCTGAAGAAAAAAGACGTGGCATTGCGCACGCTCGACCCTTATTATATGGAACGTGTCGGCATCTTTATGAAAGAAGTCGGCAAGCAACTGGCTCCGCTGCAAGTAAATAAAGGCGGTAATATCATCATGGTGCAGGTGGAAAACGAGTATGGTTCTTATGGGACAGACAAACCTTATGTATCTGCCGTACGTGATTTAGTCCGTGAATCGGGTTTCACCGATGTTCCTTTGTTCCAATGTGACTGGAGCAGTAACTTTACCAACAACGCGCTTGACGACCTGATTTGGACGGTAAACTTCGGAACAGGAGCCAATATCGACCAGCAATTCAAGAAACTGAAAGAGCTTCGCCCCGAAACTCCGCTGATGTGCAGTGAATTTTGGAGTGGCTGGTTCGACCATTGGGGACGCAAGCATGAGACACGCCCTGCCAAAGATATGGTGCAAGGTATCAAGGATATGCTCGACCGCAATATCTCTTTCAGTCTCTATATGACTCACGGTGGAACAACCTTCGGTCATTGGGGCGGCGCTAACAATCCGGCTTATTCTGCCATGTGCAGTTCTTATGATTATGATGCGCCAATCAGTGAACCCGGTTGGACGACAGAGAAATACTTCTTATTGCGTGATTTGTTGAAAAACTATCTCCCGGCTGGCGAGACATTGCCGGAAGCTCCCGCTGCATTGCCTGTAATAGAGATTCCCGAATTTCACTTCACTAAAATAGCTCCGCTTTTCTCTAACCTGCCGGAAGCGAAACACTCGGTGGATATTCAACCGATGGAACAGTTCAACCAGGGGTGGGGAACAATCTTGTATCGCACAACTCTGCCTGAAACTACTGCCGCAGGCACAACCTTGAAGATAACAGAAGTGCACGACTGGGCACAGATATATGCCGACGGCAAGCTCCTGGCTCGTTTAGACCGTCGCAAGGGTGAATTTACAACTACGCTTCCCGCACTGAAGAAAGGTACGCAACTGGATATTCTTGTTGAAGCGATGGGACGTGTCAACTTTGACAAATCCATCCATGACCGGAAAGGTATCACCGAAAAGGTGGAACTAATCTCCGGCAATCAGACGAAAGACCTGAAAAACTGGACAGTATATAACTTCCCGGTAGACTACTCTTTCATCAAAAACAAAAAGTATAGCGACACCAAAATCCTGCCGACCATGCCTGCCTACTACAAGAGCAGCTTTAAACTGGATAAAGTCGGAGATACCTTCCTCGACATGAGCACATGGGGCAAAGGCATGGTTTGGGTGAACGGTCATGCAATGGGACGTTTTTGGGAAATCGGTCCACAGCAAACCCTCTTCATGCCAGGCTGCTGGCTGAAAGAAGGAGAGAATGAAATCCTTGTCCTGGACTTGAAAGGTCCGGCAAAAGCCACCATCAAAGGCTTGAAGAAACCTATCCTCGATGTACTTCGTGAAAAAGCACCGGAAACACATCGCAAAGAAGGCGAAAAACTGAATTTGTCAACAGAGAAAGCCGTATATGAAGGCGCCTTTACCCCGGGCAACGGCTGGCAGGAAGTACGCTTCACCGCTCCGGTGAAAGGACGTTTCTTCTGTCTCGAAGCATTGTCTCCGCAAGCAAACGATAACATTGTCGCCATTGCAGAATTTGAAGTATTAGGTGCGGACGGCAAACCGGTATCCCGCGAACATTGGAAGATTCGTTACGCCGACAGCGAAGAAACCCGCAGCGGCAACCGTACCGCCGATAAGATATTCGACTTGCAGGAATCCACTTTCTGGATGACAGTGGATAATGTGGCTTATCCTCATCACTTGGTGATTGACTTGAGTAAAGTGGAAACGGTGACAGGCTTCCGTTATCTTCCCCGTGCCGAAAAGAATTATCCGGGCATGATTCGCGAATATCGTGTATATGTGAAACCTGCGGATTTCAAATATTAA
- a CDS encoding glycoside hydrolase family 43 protein → MNMKKYTTLLALLFTGVLTGYCQQSAYLFVYFTGNKMSEEAIRMAVSLDGYNYKALNDNQPILDSRVISSTGGVRDPHILRCEDGKTFYMVVTDMVSGNGWDSNRAMVLLKSKDLVHWTSNIVNIQKKYPNQENLKRVWAPQTVYDKEAGKYMVYWSMKHGNGADIIYYAYANKDFTDLEGEPKPLFLPKNGKSCIDGDIIYKDGLYHLFYKTEGDGNGIKKATTTSLTSGQWTESDDYKQQTKEAVEGAGIFPLIGSDKYILMYDVYMKGKYQFTESTDLENFKVIDHAVSMDFHPRHGTVIPITGKELNRLYKAYGKPEGL, encoded by the coding sequence ATGAATATGAAGAAATATACCACCCTCTTGGCACTCCTTTTTACAGGAGTGCTAACCGGCTATTGCCAGCAATCCGCCTACCTGTTTGTTTACTTCACCGGAAATAAGATGAGCGAAGAAGCCATTCGAATGGCTGTCAGCCTTGACGGATATAATTATAAAGCCCTGAATGACAACCAACCGATACTTGATTCCCGTGTGATAAGCTCTACGGGTGGAGTACGCGACCCCCATATCCTGCGTTGTGAGGATGGCAAAACATTCTATATGGTGGTTACCGACATGGTATCCGGGAACGGATGGGATTCCAATCGTGCCATGGTACTGTTGAAATCGAAAGACCTGGTGCACTGGACTTCCAACATAGTGAATATTCAGAAGAAATATCCCAATCAGGAAAATCTGAAACGTGTATGGGCTCCCCAAACCGTCTATGACAAGGAAGCCGGAAAATATATGGTATATTGGTCAATGAAACATGGCAATGGCGCAGATATTATTTATTATGCGTATGCCAATAAGGATTTTACCGACCTCGAAGGCGAACCGAAACCCTTGTTTCTGCCGAAGAACGGAAAATCATGTATCGACGGAGACATTATCTACAAAGACGGGCTTTATCACCTGTTCTATAAGACGGAAGGGGATGGCAATGGAATCAAAAAAGCGACTACCACCTCTCTGACTTCCGGACAATGGACGGAATCGGATGATTATAAACAACAGACGAAAGAAGCTGTGGAAGGTGCAGGCATCTTCCCGCTGATAGGCTCGGACAAATATATCTTGATGTACGACGTATATATGAAAGGCAAATACCAGTTTACGGAAAGTACCGACCTGGAAAACTTTAAAGTGATAGACCATGCCGTCAGCATGGATTTCCATCCCCGTCACGGCACCGTGATACCTATCACCGGAAAGGAACTGAACCGCCTGTACAAGGCCTATGGAAAACCGGAAGGCCTATAA